A genomic segment from Thermostichus lividus PCC 6715 encodes:
- the rpoD gene encoding RNA polymerase sigma factor RpoD has product MTQANVLDVYEPATNPLEDEVALLRDYGLDAVDTDDEESEDFEEVSDDLDDKPSKGRASRRRTQVKKKHYTEDSIRLYLQEIGRIRLLRADEEIELARKIADLLEMERVRDRLSEQLGCDPEYLERNPAQWAESLGMSLRDFRHRLFVGRKAKEKMVQSNLRLVVSIAKKYMNRGLSFQDLIQEGSLGLIRAAEKFDHEKGYKFSTYATWWIRQAITRAIADQSRTIRLPVHLYETISRIKKTTKLLSQEMGRKPTEEEIADRMEMTIEKLRFIAKSAQLPISLETPIGKEEDSRLGDFIESDGETPEDQVSKHLLREDLETVLCTLSPRERDVLKLRYGLDDGRMKTLEEIGQLFNVTRERIRQIEAKALRKLRHPNRNSVLKEYIR; this is encoded by the coding sequence ATGACCCAAGCGAATGTACTTGACGTTTACGAACCCGCAACGAACCCACTTGAAGATGAGGTTGCTCTCCTCAGGGACTACGGCCTTGATGCTGTGGACACCGACGATGAGGAGAGCGAAGACTTTGAGGAGGTCAGTGACGATCTTGACGACAAGCCTAGCAAAGGTCGTGCCAGTCGGCGGCGCACTCAGGTTAAGAAGAAACACTACACGGAGGACTCAATTCGCCTCTATCTGCAAGAGATTGGCCGCATTCGCCTCCTGCGGGCGGATGAAGAAATTGAACTGGCGCGCAAAATTGCCGATTTGTTGGAAATGGAGCGGGTGCGCGATCGCCTCAGTGAACAGTTGGGCTGCGATCCAGAGTACCTTGAGCGGAATCCGGCGCAATGGGCAGAGAGCTTGGGAATGTCCCTACGGGATTTTCGGCACCGTCTGTTTGTCGGGCGCAAAGCCAAGGAAAAAATGGTGCAATCGAACCTGCGGCTAGTGGTGTCGATCGCCAAAAAGTATATGAATCGGGGGTTATCGTTTCAGGACTTAATTCAAGAGGGCAGTTTAGGGCTGATTCGCGCTGCCGAGAAATTTGATCACGAAAAGGGCTATAAGTTTTCCACCTATGCAACGTGGTGGATTCGCCAAGCCATTACCCGCGCCATTGCTGACCAGTCCCGCACCATTCGGCTGCCGGTGCACCTCTACGAAACCATCTCCCGCATTAAGAAAACCACGAAACTTCTCTCCCAAGAAATGGGTCGCAAACCCACTGAAGAGGAAATTGCCGATCGCATGGAAATGACGATCGAAAAATTGCGTTTTATCGCCAAGTCTGCCCAGTTGCCGATTTCCTTAGAAACGCCTATCGGTAAAGAGGAAGACTCGCGCCTAGGGGATTTCATTGAATCCGATGGCGAAACCCCCGAAGATCAGGTTTCAAAGCACCTATTACGGGAAGATTTGGAAACCGTATTGTGTACCCTTAGCCCCCGCGAGCGGGATGTGTTAAAACTGCGGTATGGTTTGGACGATGGCCGCATGAAAACCCTAGAGGAGATTGGGCAACTTTTTAATGTGACGCGAGAGCGCATCCGTCAAATTGAGGCCAAGGCACTCCGCAAACTGCGCCATCCCAACCGCAATAGCGTTCTTAAGGAATACATTCGCTAA
- a CDS encoding TM2 domain-containing protein, whose translation MSSTGVSMGYRNRAIAIGLALTGILVPGVHKFYLRQPLWGVFYLLLGILFSPITVEHGSLGAIARIACVIEAVWYLFQGADTFDATFNRQITAVVPKLEKH comes from the coding sequence ATGTCATCAACGGGAGTGAGTATGGGCTACCGTAACCGGGCGATCGCCATCGGTCTGGCGTTGACGGGCATTCTCGTGCCCGGGGTTCACAAGTTTTATCTCCGGCAACCGCTGTGGGGCGTGTTTTACCTGTTGCTTGGGATCCTCTTTTCGCCAATAACAGTTGAGCATGGCTCCTTGGGGGCGATCGCCCGCATTGCCTGCGTTATTGAAGCAGTTTGGTATCTATTTCAGGGCGCTGATACCTTTGACGCGACCTTTAATCGCCAGATTACGGCGGTGGTTCCCAAGCTGGAAAAACACTAA
- a CDS encoding glycosyltransferase yields MTSISIITATYNAAAHLPGLIESIRQQSDRNVEWIVIDGASEDGTLDLIKGASDVITDYLSEPTLAFSMPLIKGFNAPQGTIT; encoded by the coding sequence TTGACCTCCATTTCAATTATTACTGCCACCTATAACGCCGCCGCCCACTTGCCCGGCCTCATTGAATCCATCCGGCAGCAGAGCGATCGCAATGTGGAGTGGATTGTCATTGATGGTGCCTCTGAGGATGGCACCTTAGACCTCATCAAAGGCGCATCAGACGTCATTACCGACTACCTCAGTGAACCGACTTTGGCATTTTCCATGCCCTTAATAAAGGGATTCAACGCGCCTCAGGGGACTATTACCTAG
- a CDS encoding glycosyltransferase family protein, with protein MQRASGDYYLVVGADDRLDPMAIAHYKRAAAETKADIICANVYSEQHQLIQPTGGAIWHHGVQSFTTTHSVGTLIRRVLHHTYGYYSHRYPTAADAAFILKATQQGASTARANFVAGQYNTKGFSYRYKAALLCELFIIQKEFFPKWLQLLLLVYRLIKNYAQL; from the coding sequence ATTCAACGCGCCTCAGGGGACTATTACCTAGTCGTTGGTGCCGATGATCGCCTCGACCCGATGGCGATCGCCCACTATAAACGCGCCGCAGCAGAGACCAAGGCTGATATTATTTGCGCCAATGTTTACTCAGAGCAACATCAACTCATTCAGCCAACAGGAGGAGCCATTTGGCACCATGGTGTACAATCCTTTACCACGACTCACTCCGTTGGCACACTTATTCGCCGGGTGCTACACCATACCTATGGCTACTACTCCCATCGGTATCCTACCGCAGCCGATGCTGCCTTTATTCTCAAGGCAACTCAACAGGGGGCTAGTACAGCTAGAGCCAATTTTGTTGCTGGTCAGTATAATACAAAAGGCTTTTCTTACCGCTATAAAGCTGCACTACTCTGCGAATTATTTATTATTCAGAAGGAGTTTTTCCCGAAATGGCTGCAATTGCTACTATTAGTTTATCGCCTTATCAAAAATTATGCTCAGCTTTAA
- a CDS encoding glycosyltransferase family 2 protein yields the protein MQYRILAHITGYNDSNSLNKCIDSLLKQTYQISELLIIDNSSTALAISVPLGKISLNVQHHPENIGMAGSLCQGIQYAVNHGFDFIWTFDQDSCPTDDTLEKLITFYTNFSKKDQIGILGCVAVDDSTGQKDGGFLYKNYRFQKISCDLLNTYYECDAVITSGSLINCQIAPNVPLPNTLLFIDAVDFDYCMKIRQHNYKIFILNEAVLRHRFGNSRTVYLPCRSHATYLYTYSTLRYFYVHRNHTYLETRLARNLFFQVLSVAYRVLKAIRKVGVILIFEESDKLLKTYACLRGTVDGLLGRLGKTWH from the coding sequence ATGCAGTACCGAATCCTAGCTCATATTACAGGGTACAATGATTCAAATTCCCTCAATAAATGTATTGATAGTCTGTTAAAGCAAACCTACCAGATTTCAGAACTATTGATTATTGATAATTCATCCACCGCTTTAGCAATTAGTGTTCCCCTAGGTAAGATATCTCTGAACGTTCAGCATCACCCCGAAAATATTGGTATGGCTGGCAGTTTGTGCCAAGGCATTCAATATGCAGTTAATCATGGATTTGATTTTATTTGGACATTTGATCAAGATAGCTGTCCGACTGATGATACACTAGAAAAATTAATTACTTTCTATACAAATTTTTCAAAAAAAGATCAAATCGGTATTCTTGGTTGTGTAGCTGTTGATGATAGTACGGGTCAAAAAGACGGTGGATTTTTGTACAAAAATTATCGATTTCAGAAAATTTCCTGCGATCTCTTAAATACTTATTATGAATGTGACGCTGTAATCACTTCAGGGTCACTGATTAACTGCCAAATAGCACCAAACGTACCACTGCCCAATACATTGCTGTTTATTGATGCAGTTGATTTTGATTATTGTATGAAAATCCGCCAGCACAATTATAAAATTTTTATCCTAAATGAGGCAGTTCTAAGACATCGATTTGGTAACTCAAGAACCGTCTATCTTCCCTGTCGCTCCCATGCAACCTACTTATACACCTATTCAACCCTAAGATATTTTTACGTCCATAGAAACCATACCTACCTAGAAACCCGCTTGGCGCGTAACCTTTTCTTTCAAGTCTTGTCTGTTGCCTACCGTGTACTGAAAGCCATCAGAAAGGTTGGGGTTATTTTAATTTTTGAAGAATCAGACAAGCTCTTAAAGACCTATGCCTGCCTTAGAGGTACAGTAGATGGCCTACTCGGCCGCCTAGGTAAAACATGGCACTGA
- a CDS encoding DUF4168 domain-containing protein has protein sequence MIPSISLGQAASQSDVIAPWELINYARVVLEIEPIRQKYYRQAQALAGGQIPRNSCFAMSPQNIPSGMETICASYTRDAMQVLKKYNMTLEQFNAITLRAQQDNAFSQRIQTEMMRLKQP, from the coding sequence GTGATTCCTAGTATCTCTTTAGGGCAAGCAGCATCCCAATCCGATGTCATTGCTCCGTGGGAACTCATCAACTATGCTCGTGTTGTCTTAGAAATTGAACCCATTCGCCAAAAATACTATCGCCAAGCGCAAGCGTTGGCGGGTGGGCAAATCCCCCGAAATTCCTGCTTTGCCATGAGTCCGCAAAATATCCCCAGTGGCATGGAAACCATTTGTGCTAGTTATACTCGGGATGCGATGCAGGTGCTCAAGAAATACAATATGACCCTTGAACAATTTAATGCCATTACACTACGGGCACAGCAGGACAATGCTTTCAGCCAGCGAATTCAAACAGAAATGATGCGCCTAAAACAACCCTGA
- a CDS encoding zinc ribbon domain-containing protein, which yields MLDSGSRSWTCEVCNTEHDRDVNPAINIRNEALRRLELGTRSTAFGRERKSSGKTSVLLDAVPVEQGSRLSIP from the coding sequence TTGCTGGATTCAGGTTCCCGCTCTTGGACGTGTGAGGTTTGCAATACAGAGCATGACCGAGACGTGAACCCTGCGATCAACATCAGAAATGAAGCCTTGCGGAGATTGGAGTTAGGAACTCGCTCTACTGCCTTTGGGAGGGAACGTAAGTCATCTGGTAAGACTTCGGTTTTGTTAGATGCTGTCCCCGTTGAACAAGGAAGCCGCTTATCTATCCCGTAG
- a CDS encoding acetolactate synthase large subunit, whose product MNTAELLVKCLENEGVKYIFGLPGEENLDVLEALRHSSIQFVTTRHEQGAAFMADVYGRLTGQAGVCLSTLGPGATNLMTGVADANLDGAPLVAITGQVGTDRMHIESHQYLDLVAMFSPVTKWNAQIVRPSITPEIVRKAFKIAQNEKPGAVHIDLPENIAAMPVEGYPLKPQPAEKTYASFQSILKAAELISQADNPLILVGNGAIRAHAAPALTHFAEKLNIPVSNTFMGKGVIPYQHSLALWTVGLQQRDYISCGFDHADLIIAIGYDLIEYSPKSWNPDGRLPIIHIAATHAEIDSSYIPVVEVVGDISDSLYEILKRADRQDKAPPYALQLRQEIVADYCQFAQDDSFPVKPQKIIYDLRQVMGPDDIVISDVGAHKMWIARHYHCDRPNTCLISNGFAAMGIAVPGAVAAKLVHPNRHVVAVTGDGGFMMNFQELETALRMKTNFTTIIFNDGGYGLIEWKQHRYFGEPAYVHFGNPDFVKLADSMGLKGYRIEATADFIPTLKTALEQPVPTIIDVAVDYSENLRFNQRLGELNCEI is encoded by the coding sequence ATGAATACTGCTGAACTCCTCGTCAAATGCCTTGAAAACGAAGGCGTGAAATATATTTTTGGCCTTCCCGGTGAAGAAAACCTTGATGTTCTCGAAGCCTTACGCCACTCCAGCATTCAGTTTGTAACGACCCGCCATGAACAGGGCGCCGCCTTCATGGCAGACGTGTATGGCCGTTTAACAGGTCAGGCAGGGGTGTGTCTTTCGACCCTAGGGCCAGGAGCCACCAACCTCATGACAGGGGTTGCCGATGCCAATTTAGATGGCGCACCCCTTGTGGCCATCACAGGGCAAGTAGGCACCGATCGCATGCACATCGAGTCCCACCAATACCTTGATCTGGTGGCCATGTTTAGCCCAGTCACCAAGTGGAATGCACAGATTGTCCGCCCCAGTATCACACCGGAAATTGTCCGCAAAGCCTTTAAGATCGCGCAAAACGAAAAGCCTGGCGCTGTTCACATTGACCTACCAGAAAATATTGCGGCCATGCCCGTCGAAGGCTATCCCCTCAAGCCCCAACCCGCCGAGAAAACCTACGCCTCCTTTCAAAGCATCCTCAAGGCCGCGGAACTGATTAGCCAAGCTGACAACCCCTTAATCTTGGTGGGCAATGGTGCCATTCGTGCCCATGCAGCCCCGGCCTTGACCCACTTTGCGGAAAAACTCAATATTCCTGTTTCTAATACGTTTATGGGCAAGGGGGTAATTCCCTATCAGCACTCCTTAGCCCTGTGGACAGTGGGGTTGCAGCAGCGGGACTACATTAGCTGTGGGTTTGACCATGCCGATTTAATTATTGCCATTGGCTATGACCTGATTGAATACTCCCCCAAAAGCTGGAATCCTGATGGCCGCCTGCCGATTATCCACATTGCAGCAACCCACGCTGAAATTGACAGTAGCTATATCCCTGTGGTTGAAGTGGTTGGGGATATTTCGGATTCTCTGTACGAAATTCTCAAGCGCGCCGATCGCCAGGACAAAGCCCCCCCCTATGCCCTGCAACTGCGACAAGAGATCGTTGCCGACTATTGCCAGTTTGCCCAAGACGATAGCTTTCCCGTCAAACCCCAAAAAATCATCTATGATTTGCGGCAAGTCATGGGGCCTGACGACATTGTTATTTCCGATGTGGGTGCTCACAAAATGTGGATTGCCCGCCATTACCACTGCGATCGCCCCAATACCTGCTTAATTTCCAATGGCTTTGCCGCCATGGGCATTGCTGTACCGGGGGCAGTGGCGGCTAAGCTTGTGCACCCCAATCGCCACGTCGTAGCGGTCACCGGTGATGGTGGCTTTATGATGAACTTCCAAGAGCTAGAAACTGCACTGCGGATGAAGACCAACTTCACCACCATTATTTTTAATGATGGCGGCTATGGCCTCATTGAGTGGAAGCAACACCGTTACTTTGGCGAGCCGGCCTACGTCCACTTTGGCAACCCTGATTTTGTCAAACTAGCGGACAGCATGGGTCTCAAGGGCTATCGCATTGAAGCCACTGCCGATTTTATTCCCACCCTGAAAACAGCCCTCGAGCAGCCGGTGCCCACCATCATTGATGTTGCCGTGGACTATAGCGAAAACCTGCGCTTTAACCAGCGGTTGGGGGAATTAAATTGTGAGATTTAG
- a CDS encoding 4a-hydroxytetrahydrobiopterin dehydratase — translation MAERLSTAEIEAQLASLPGWSLVGDRLEQTFRFQDFLGSIAFVNRLVEPSEQAGHHPDICISWNRVTVSLTTHDAGGITQRDLDLAKVISTLAAG, via the coding sequence ATGGCTGAACGCTTATCTACCGCCGAAATTGAAGCCCAGCTTGCCTCCCTGCCAGGATGGTCTCTGGTGGGCGATCGCCTCGAGCAAACCTTTAGGTTTCAAGATTTCCTTGGCTCTATTGCCTTTGTCAATCGTCTTGTGGAACCGTCCGAGCAGGCAGGGCACCATCCCGACATTTGCATTTCATGGAACCGCGTCACTGTTAGCCTCACCACCCACGATGCTGGCGGTATCACCCAACGCGACCTTGATTTGGCCAAAGTGATCTCAACCTTGGCAGCAGGCTGA
- the rpsP gene encoding 30S ribosomal protein S16, translated as MIKLRLKRYGKKRNATYRIVAMNSRDRRDGRALEELGFYDPIREEVRLKEDAIKRRLEQGAQPTDTVRRLFVKANLLPQTKS; from the coding sequence ATGATTAAACTCCGCCTCAAGCGCTACGGCAAAAAGCGCAATGCCACCTACCGCATTGTAGCCATGAATAGTCGCGATCGCCGCGATGGCCGTGCCCTCGAAGAGCTTGGCTTTTACGATCCCATTCGGGAAGAAGTGCGCCTCAAAGAAGACGCTATTAAACGGCGGTTAGAGCAAGGCGCGCAACCTACAGATACGGTGCGGCGGCTGTTTGTCAAAGCCAATTTACTGCCCCAGACTAAGTCGTAA
- a CDS encoding KH domain-containing protein: MSELASAPNYVGLIRFLLEPFMEAPDTLRIHAEFSPATSRIWIRLAFAGEDKGRVYGRGGRNLQAIRAVLKAAAQATGQQIYLDVYGDHKSEPKINNHEGDRRGRPHRRSYPSSRRQS; this comes from the coding sequence ATGAGCGAGTTAGCGTCTGCTCCTAATTACGTGGGGTTGATTCGCTTTTTGCTGGAGCCGTTTATGGAAGCCCCAGACACCCTGCGCATCCATGCTGAGTTTTCACCAGCGACGTCCCGAATTTGGATTCGCTTGGCCTTTGCGGGTGAGGATAAAGGGCGCGTTTATGGTCGTGGAGGGCGTAATTTGCAGGCGATTCGCGCCGTGCTGAAGGCCGCTGCTCAGGCTACGGGTCAGCAGATTTACTTAGATGTTTATGGCGATCACAAAAGTGAGCCTAAAATAAATAATCATGAGGGCGATCGCCGTGGGCGACCCCATCGTCGTTCTTATCCATCATCAAGGAGGCAAAGTTAG
- the rpsU gene encoding 30S ribosomal protein S21 codes for MSEVRLGENESIESALRRFKKKIQKAGILSEVKRRERYEKPSLRRKRKQEAARKRNR; via the coding sequence GTGTCTGAAGTGCGTTTAGGTGAAAACGAATCCATCGAGTCGGCTCTACGGCGGTTTAAGAAAAAAATTCAAAAGGCGGGTATTTTATCGGAAGTAAAGCGGCGTGAACGTTACGAAAAACCCAGCTTGCGCCGCAAACGCAAACAGGAGGCTGCTCGTAAGCGCAATCGCTAA
- a CDS encoding PhoH family protein yields the protein MSDSLTIDLHSTESAIALVGEQEANLRIFAAQTGATLVLRGRDLYITGTTAQVQLCQQLIHDLGTLWREGKTVSGVDILTVRHAYDTHQREALRELQQDILARTRRGDVIRAKTFRQRQYIQAIRHHTLTFGIGPAGTGKTFLATVLAVQALLAGTYERLILTRPAVEAGERLGFLPGDLQQKIDPYLRPLYDALYELVEPDKISHLMERGVIEVAPLAYMRGRTLNNAFVILDEAQNTTPAQMKMVLTRIGFNSCLVVTGDLTQTDLPEHQTSGLSVAASILKDVEGIAFCYLTKGDVIRHPLVERIIDAYDRHEQAQETPKSQRQRSRK from the coding sequence ATGAGCGACAGCTTAACAATTGATCTCCACAGCACCGAAAGTGCGATCGCCCTTGTCGGGGAGCAAGAAGCCAACCTACGCATCTTTGCTGCGCAAACAGGGGCGACGCTTGTTTTGCGAGGCCGTGATCTTTACATCACTGGTACCACTGCTCAGGTGCAACTGTGTCAGCAACTCATCCACGACCTAGGCACTCTTTGGCGTGAAGGCAAAACCGTTTCGGGTGTCGATATTCTCACCGTACGTCATGCCTACGATACCCATCAGCGGGAAGCTCTGCGAGAACTCCAACAAGACATATTAGCGCGAACCCGGCGTGGTGACGTTATCCGTGCCAAAACCTTTCGCCAGCGTCAATACATTCAGGCAATTCGCCACCACACCCTCACCTTTGGGATTGGACCTGCGGGAACCGGCAAAACCTTTTTGGCCACCGTGCTTGCCGTTCAAGCCCTACTGGCCGGTACCTACGAACGCCTTATTTTGACCCGTCCAGCGGTGGAAGCGGGTGAGCGGCTGGGGTTTTTGCCGGGGGATTTGCAACAAAAAATTGACCCCTACCTGCGGCCGTTGTACGATGCCCTCTACGAACTGGTAGAACCCGATAAAATTAGTCATCTGATGGAGCGAGGGGTCATTGAGGTGGCACCATTGGCCTATATGCGGGGGCGAACCCTCAATAACGCCTTTGTGATCTTAGATGAGGCGCAAAACACTACCCCCGCCCAAATGAAAATGGTACTGACCCGCATCGGGTTTAATTCCTGTCTGGTTGTGACGGGGGACTTGACCCAAACTGACTTACCAGAGCACCAAACCTCAGGGTTAAGTGTTGCTGCCAGTATCCTCAAGGACGTGGAAGGGATTGCCTTTTGCTATCTCACCAAGGGGGATGTGATTCGGCATCCTCTTGTTGAACGAATTATTGATGCCTACGATCGCCACGAGCAGGCGCAGGAGACCCCCAAAAGCCAGCGCCAGCGATCGCGCAAATGA
- a CDS encoding DUF3082 domain-containing protein: MTAPSATPVRCLTGACIAGTLGLLLYRLTGAIAYSFASHAVSTHNQLIYSLTVAVRTLVVGLCTLGTGVFSIIGVGLVALSVQILWQRWVQPSHD; this comes from the coding sequence ATGACTGCCCCTTCCGCCACTCCTGTGCGTTGCCTCACGGGTGCTTGTATTGCAGGCACGCTTGGGCTGTTACTCTACCGCTTAACGGGGGCGATCGCCTATAGCTTTGCCAGCCATGCCGTTAGCACCCACAATCAACTGATCTACAGCTTAACGGTTGCGGTTCGTACTCTTGTTGTGGGTCTGTGCACCCTTGGCACCGGCGTCTTTAGCATCATTGGCGTGGGTTTGGTGGCTCTGAGTGTACAGATTCTATGGCAACGTTGGGTTCAGCCCTCCCACGACTAA